The Lytechinus pictus isolate F3 Inbred chromosome 5, Lp3.0, whole genome shotgun sequence DNA segment TACTGTTTGTAATGCAATGATACTTATTGCCCTTTTTTCATGTACATAACTCCATCTATTATATAACTTTTACTCTGTAGTTTTCATTATTACAATGGTGCCACAGCTTACTTTCTAGGCGAGTATTGCTACCTAGTAGATACATGTACGTATTGTATGTAGTATTGTGATCATTTTCTGGTTCTAaagtttattcattcattcattcatatcatGTACCATTAATAgattttataaaataaagatgTTAAGTGTGCAATTTTATAAAGATCAGGCGATGGGCATGATGGGGGAGGCATGAATTTCAACTGTACACAGATGAGAATCAATATTTTGAAGGTAATccctattttttattgttttctcagGCATAAATTTCTACCATGAAGTTGGTTGTATACACGCTTATGGGGAGGATTGTGCGAGTTTTCTTAAAACAGTCGAGAATGTGCAACAGATGGGACAGATTTACTACCAATCTTTAAATGCATCCGGTCTTCAAGCGCAGTTTCCCTACCTACACGCAGAGAAGAGCTGGCAAATTCTGTACAACTTCAAAAATGCAGGCTACGTCAGAGCGAGGAAATTTGTGGCAGCTCAACAGAAAATAGCTGCATCTCATGGGTGTGATATCATCAATGATGTCGTGATTAATCTCCAAGACGACGTGAGAGAGGGGAGACGAAAGGACAGTTTTGTAAAGATTGTGTGTAAAAGTGGCCGTGATGTTAAAGCCAAACGCGTACTGCTCTGTACAGGTGCCTTTTCCAACAGCTATGACTTGTTACCAAAGGGCAAACAGATTGAGTTCTTTCCCATAGAGGTGTCGGTGGTAAAAGCTGAATTGAAGAAGGAGGATGCGCTGAAAATGGCAGACATGCCAGGAATCCTGTCCAGAATACCAGGAAAAGAATGCTACATACTGCCTCCAATGAAATATCCAAACGGTAAGTGAGCATTAGCTCAACTGCGGGGCTGCATGAGATATTAACAATATTATAATGTTGTGATGCTGAAACTGTAAGGAATTATTATATTTGGGTTCTATATCATCTCTCATTGTAAtgttattaaaaatgttatatattcatacatctcttacaaatatataaatataatggaGAAGCAATCGGAACCTAAGCTACATCTCATTTTATGTCCAAATTTTCCTTCCATGATTCCACAGGAAAATATTACATCAAGATAGGAGGATACAACACTGACTTCACTGTTCTGGGTAGTCACCAAGAGATTGTAAATTGGTTCCGATCACAAGCTCAGTATGAAGACGATACAAACGAAGCTATTGATCTCTTGAAACTTATGGTTAAAGGTAAAAGTAACTAGCTAGAAGAATGTGTTGTTAAGATTTGTCAGACCCCTCTTTTGCAGATCACTTTCTGAAACAAACGCAACATAAAGGGTCTTAACAATAATTGCAGTCGCCAAAGAtttcttaaccctaaatagactgggctattttgatgcctaagaagactggggggggggggggggggctgattcagccccccctatgatctcggccgtcgaccgcgcgattgcgacgaaaattggcacgtgcattacccatggcaaaatctccaagactgtaggatcaaattttccaaaaaatctcataatttattaattatgctaatttatgcgtaaaatcaaagatttgctctaattcactaaataaggcctctaaactgctaatttttcattcacagactctttgaaggattctgatcaaatgtactgtAAAAAAGattcaatatcacaatttttttcttatgtattttattgtttttaaaatttcttatgtatttctttgtttttcgactttttgttttttattgttttttcaatggaaatcgtctgctactttattctgaccataaacaagatgaaattaattgagtttgattagtaaaattgaaaataatgatacatttatgaattttggctaaaaacacaatttgcattggatttgtacctggatttgtacacaaattcacgttttttagcaatttcgtgtcgacatgcacttacaaaatgttgcgtaatttcggaagcacgtacccgggcgtcgcaaatttggtctcaaaagttgcgcaagacttggaaagaaaaaagtcatggaacggcgcggcgccagcttttcgcgttacagatttatcgcgaaaaatgtagaggggggggggggggctgacagtctttttagggttaagtatTTTTACCCATATCCTTATATGTGATTTACACAGATCTGTTTATGACACCAGAATTTGaatcctttttttcttaattttctggTGTTTTATAGTACAAACACAATATTATgatatcagaaaaaaattatttcttatatgattctatgagaaaaaaattgtagtcACTATTTGACCATTGGTATATGGAAGAACCACTTGCATGTGATAATACCCCCATTTATGAATATCAACCTGTTGTCAGGGGGAGGGAACCTCTTAGGTGAGCAATTCTTTCTCAAGGAATAGAGAGGCATTATTAGCATACCAACTTTTCGACAAATGCTGTACTAGGGGTGGCAGCAATTATATGaatgtatgaaatatttgacatcttctggaaatatatatttctctccTCCTTAATGCCTGGTTTCTTGCCTTCTGCAGTGTCGGCTGCCTTTGTCAATATCATCCATAAATGTCAGTCTTCTGTATTTTCTACTCATTTGGATTTGTTCCatgaccaggtgggtgtttcataaagctgttcgtaagttaagagcgactttaagaacgactggtgataatttcttgtggtaaatggtatattcattggcgatggtttagcgcgtaagaaaggatcaccagtcgttcttaaagtcgctcttaacttacaaacagctttatgaaacggccccctgttATACATAATTCAATCTTCCATCTCTTCCTGGGTCTTCTTCTGGTCTTTGTTCTCTATTCTTAGTGTTCATCGCATTTTTAACGGGCATGCTCCATCTATTCTCACAACATACCATCTCATTCGGATCTCTCTGTAGGGCCTGTTtaagtccaccccccaaaaaaataaaagttgattttaataaaaagcgaaaaatccaacaagcgaaccctgaaaatttcatcaaaatcggatgtaaaataagaaagttatgacatttttaactttcgattaatttcacaaaatagttatatgcacatcctggtcggtgtgcaaatgaggggacaGATGGcatcattcactatttctttttgtattttatcatatgaaatatcccaattttctcattgtcatgagaaacaaagttttattcctctctgaacattaccattgttataacatcTTATGATTCAggtaagttggtccttaatgtcaaattggtaaaaattagaatattgtataattcaaacaattaaaaactaaagaaatagtgagtgatggtcatcatcgactctctcattttcatgtcactgaattgagcataaaaaataagcgaaattttaaaatatcgtaactttcttattttacatccgattttgatcaaattttcagaattatttctctacttattcaaatcaaaaatttttgggggtggatttgacctttaaggacTTTGCTATTATGGCAAGTACCAAGCTAACATAGCTCATCAGCTAATCACAttcaatggcaaagttaccaaagTTGGAACTCTCTATGAAATGGGTCCTTTCTCATTGATGTCATTCATCCCTACATCCTTCCTGATATCAGTTATCACTCGCTCTCTCTCCTTTTGTCTTTCAGTCTTTCTGTATCTTCATTCATTAAGtctatttcattatatattgCTTCCTGAATTCTTTCCCCGTCTCTGCCCATTGCCCATGAATCTGCATCATGCCGTCACACCATACATCTCCTTTCTTGGTTCACAGGTTTGCATCCAGTCTCTTTGATAACCGCTTCCTGCGTCAGCTCTCACACACCAACCAAACTCTTTTATTGTGACATGATAACACCACACGTAGGAGCTCTGATGGGTATGTCTGGTCAAGGGGCAAAATCCAGCGATGAGATTGGTCGCATGGGGGCGAAGATGATTGCCAAGGGCTCCTGGGATTACGATCTTCCAGCAGGACTCTTCAGCTTGAAGTACAAGAAAGCTGATAATGCTAAACTCTAATGAGATGGGGCAATAGACTCATTGAAATATCTGAATTATTAAAGCAATATTTTCTAGAGTTTTTATTCAAGATTTATTACTTTATGACATACATGAAATAATCCTATCATGGGAGAAGTAACCATGTTAAAGATATCAGGAGATGTTAAGCTATGATTAGATGAATCATGGAAATCATCTGAAATATTGagcaatatattttttagaaACTGCAGAAATTTTTTAGCTGATATAAAGGAAAATACATTCTATTATCACATGATCATATCATAGCAAACAGCATCATGTAAAGATAGAAGCAAACTGTGATAAGATATGGTGGCAATATAGTCAAATAAATACATGtgacccatttcataaaacatgtgaaaataacctatttgcaataacagtttataGCAACTGAAATCATTccatttgattggctgacagtaaacttgttttataaacattataacaagtctttttGAAACAGGACCCTGATATTTTATGTTTTCAGATAATTGGCAATTCCATAGAAATTGTCCAACATAGATGGAGTTGGTAATACTTTATATAGTTGTAATAACCTGGTACAAAGAATAATATGCTATGAAAAGGACCTTGAACCTCATTGGGAAAAGCAAAATTATAGCAATTATATATTTTCCCTTCAGTGGCAGTATAACAGAGAGATATGTCCTAATTTCAAAGGAAAAGCCAagtattttatacatgtatttttcttattat contains these protein-coding regions:
- the LOC129262151 gene encoding uncharacterized protein LOC129262151; this translates as MGEDTVYDVCVIGAGMVGSAAAKWLCKLQRETKICLVGPQEPTEEEWQSEKREIFSSHYDEGRLTREIDESPIWGILARRSIQRYRQIEKESGINFYHEVGCIHAYGEDCASFLKTVENVQQMGQIYYQSLNASGLQAQFPYLHAEKSWQILYNFKNAGYVRARKFVAAQQKIAASHGCDIINDVVINLQDDVREGRRKDSFVKIVCKSGRDVKAKRVLLCTGAFSNSYDLLPKGKQIEFFPIEVSVVKAELKKEDALKMADMPGILSRIPGKECYILPPMKYPNGKYYIKIGGYNTDFTVLGSHQEIVNWFRSQAQYEDDTNEAIDLLKLMVKGLHPVSLITASCVSSHTPTKLFYCDMITPHVGALMGMSGQGAKSSDEIGRMGAKMIAKGSWDYDLPAGLFSLKYKKADNAKL